Proteins from one Cryptomeria japonica chromosome 4, Sugi_1.0, whole genome shotgun sequence genomic window:
- the LOC131064544 gene encoding cytochrome P450 750A1, translating to MAFTFSEMPAILGGPTAGSLFMTIVFTVLGLWVLCKLLGLKRGNEKASRLPPGPLGLPIIGNMHQLGELPHRSLRDLAKQYGPVMFLRLGSAPTVVVSSSDMAKEFLKTHDLAFANRPESAASKYVAYNEKNVGLAPYGDYWRHMRKVCVMELLSAKRIESFRSVREEEVSLAVKAIWEKSKHGKVVVNVSKIIASLISSIIWRTLAGTKFSEDDDLVGKELNRMVHQVTSMIGAFNIGDFIPSIAWIDDLSGVKRKMKKAHNFFDAVVEKIIDEHMEESRRRGSQEHEKHTKDLVDVLLEMPQNENEMKITREHIKATIFDMFLGGLETTINTLEWAMSEMVRNPQVAKKLQAEIESVAGKDRMVRESDLVGMEYLKCVVKEVFRLYPPGPLMLPHEAREDCTVAGYFIPQKTRLIVNVWAIGRDPAVWDDPSTFKPERFIGKNIDIKGRDFEMIPFGAGRRGCPGAGFAMANIDLVLAQLVHCFDWTLEGNDDPFELDMTETFRTSIPRKDNLLAVPTLKLNLSM from the exons ATGGCTTTTACATTTTCTGAGATGCCTGCAATACTAGGAGGTCCAACAGCAGGGTCTCTGTTCATGACCATAGTATTTACAGTCTTGGGTTTGTGGGTTTTGTGCAAATTGTTAGGTTTGAAGAGGGGAAATGAAAAGGCTTCTAGATTGCCACCAGGTCCATTAGGGTTGCCCATCATAGGAAACATGCATCAATTGGGGGAGCTCCCTCACCGTTCTCTTCGTGACCTTGCTAAGCAATATGGCCCTGTAATGTTTTTGAGATTGGGTTCTGCTCCTACTGTGGTGGTCTCTTCCTCTGATATGGCCAAAGAGTTTTTGAAAACCCATGATTTGGCTTTTGCCAACAGGCCTGAATCTGCTGCTTCAAAATATGTAGCTTATAATGAAAAGAATGTGGGTTTGGCTCCTTATGGAGATTACTGGAGACACATGAGgaaagtgtgtgtcatggagttgCTGAGTGCCAAGAGAATTGAGAGTTTTAGGTCTGTCAGAGAGGAGGAAGTCTCTCTGGCAGTGAAAGCCATTTGGGAGAAGAGCAAGCATGGAAAAGTTGTAGTGAATGTGAGCAAGATCATAGCATCTCTGATCTCTTCTATAATCTGGAGGACACTGGCTGGCACTAAATTTTCTGAAGATGATGATCTGGTAGGGAAGGAGCTTAACAGAATGGTGCACCAAGTCACAAGTATGATTGGAGCTTTCAACATTGGAGATTTCATTCCTTCCATTGCTTGGATTGATGATTTGAGTGGTGTTAAGAGGAAAATGAAGAAAGCCCACAATTTCTTTGATGCCGTTGTTGAGAAGATTATAGATGAACACATGGAAGAGAGTAGGCGCAGGGGAAGTCAGGAACATGAAAAGCATACTAAGGACCTGGTAGATGTGCTACTGGAGATGCCAcagaatgaaaatgaaatgaaaatcacCCGAGAACACATTAAAGCAACAATCTTT GATATGTTTCTTGGGGGTTTGGAGACAACAATCAACACCTTAGAATGGGCAATGAGTGAGATGGTGAGAAACCCACAAGTTGCCAAGAAGTTGCAGGCAGAAATTGAATCTGTAGCAGGAAAAGACCGCATGGTGAGAGAATCTGATCTTGTGGGCATGGAATACCTGAAGTGTGTGGTGAAAGAGGTGTTTCGATTATACCCTCCAGGGCCCTTAATGCTTCCACATGAAGCCAGAGAAGACTGTACTGTTGCTGGCTACTTTATACCTCAAAAGACAAGGCTGATTGTGAATGTGTGGGCAATTGGAAGAGATCCAGCAGTGTGGGACGATCCCTCAACATTCAAGCCTGAGAGATTTATAGGTAAGAATATTGATATCAAAGGGCGAGATTTCGAGATGATTCCTTTTGGTGCAGGGAGGAGAGGATGCCCTGGGGCTGGATTTGCAATGGCAAATATTGACCTTGTTTTGGCTCAGCTGGTGCACTGCTTTGACTGGACTTTGGAAGGCAATGATGATCCCTTTGAGTTGGATATGACTGAAACCTTTAGGACCAGTATTCCCAGAAAAGATAATCTTCTTGCTGTTCCCACCTTGAAACTGAATTTGAGCATGTAG